The genomic segment TCACACCCACCGCCGCCGCGGACGGATAAAATTAGATGGATTTTCTCCAATTAATTCTCGTTTGATTACCGTTTAGTAAAGATTAAATGGATTTCATCCAATTATTTTACCTTAAATCAACCAAATATGCCGAACCTCACCTAATTTAGTTGGATGAAATCCAAAGCCGGCAGGTTTTTGTCAGCGGCTGAAAGCCGACTGTTCAGGCTAGAGTCTCGCGGAAAAACAATCTGTGGCTACAGCCGCCCAATTGGCAACAAACAAAAAAGTGACTGATTGTGAAAATCAAAAACGCTGGTGATGTTCCGCGCATCTTTGCAAAGCAATGCGCGGAACATGCCGCGAATTACCGATTGAGCAAGCTCCCCACATATTTTAGCAGTTCATTCGCGCACACCGGGCAGTATTTGTGCTCATCAATCAACCGCTTGCTGACCTCGTTGATCCGCTTCAACTGCTTTTCGTCCGGCGTTTTTGTCGATGTGGTGATTTTGACGATATCTTTCAAATCCGCAAACAGTTTCTTCTCGATCGCTTCGCGAAGCCTGTCGTGCGTATTGTACTCAAACTTTTTGCCCTTGCGCGAATACGACGACATGCGAATCAAAATTTCCTCGCGGAACGCCTTTTTCGCGTTTTCCGACACGCCGATCTGCTCTTCGATCGAGCGCATCAGCCGCTCGTCGGGATCCATCTCCTCGCCTGTTATGGGATCGCGCATTTTGTGCCAATTGCAATAGGCTTCAATGTTGTCCAGATAATTCTCGAACAGCGTGCGTGCCGATTCTTCGAACGAATAGACGAACGCTTTTTGCACTTCCTTTTTCGCCAATTCGTCATATTCCTTGCGCGCAAGCGAAATAAAGTTCAAATACCGCTCCCGATCTTCTTTAGTGATCGACGAATGCTGGTCCAACCCGTCCTTCAAGGCGCGCAGCACATCGAGCGCGTTGATGCAATTCAGGTCGCGACGGATTAAGGCGCTCGAAATGCGGTTGATCACATAGCGCGGATCGATGCCGGTCATGCCCTCTTCGGCAAATTCCTGCTGCATTTCCTTCAAATCGGCTTCCTTGTAGCCTTCCACTTCCTCGCCGTCGTACATGCGCATTTTTTTGATCAGATCCATGCCTTGTTTCTTTGATTCCTTGAGCCTCGTCAGGACGGAAAACATCGCCGCCGCTTTCAGCGCGTGCGGGGCTATGTGGATATGGCTCATGTCGCTTTGGCGTATCAGTTTTTCGTATATTTTTTCTTCTTCCTTTACCTTCAGGTTGTACGGTATTTTCATCACAATCATCCGCGATTGCAACGCTTCATTCTTTTTATTGGCGATAAACGACCGGTATTCCGCTTCGTTCGTGTGGGCAACAATCAATTCGTCCGCCGAAATGAGCGCGAACCTGCCGGCCTTAAAGTTTCCTTCCTGCGTCAGCGAGAGCAAGTTCCATAAAAATTTCTCGTCGCACTTCAACATTTCCTGAAATTCCATCAAACCGCGGTTCGCCTTGTTTAATTCCCCGTCAAACCGGTATGCTCGCGGATCGGATTCGGAACCGTACTCGGCAATGGTCGAAAAATCGATGCTTCCGGTCAAATCGGCGATATCCTGCGATTTTGGATCCGACGGGCTGAACGTGCCGATTCCGACCCGCTCTTCCTCCGAAATAAACACCCTTTCCACGATGACATTTTCAATTATGCCGTCATATTC from the Bacilli bacterium genome contains:
- a CDS encoding PrkA family serine protein kinase, whose translation is MDIFRKIAEHRAQTEALAWSGTFKEYVGMVQERPQLAMTAHARVYEMIRHFGIEGESGERKYAFFARELFGLDRAIENLVEEYFHSAARRLDVRKRILLLMGPVSGGKSTIVTLLKKGLEYYSRTPEGALYAIRGCPMHEEPLHLIPHELRPDFEAHLGVKIEGSLCPSCRMMLQTEYDGIIENVIVERVFISEEERVGIGTFSPSDPKSQDIADLTGSIDFSTIAEYGSESDPRAYRFDGELNKANRGLMEFQEMLKCDEKFLWNLLSLTQEGNFKAGRFALISADELIVAHTNEAEYRSFIANKKNEALQSRMIVMKIPYNLKVKEEEKIYEKLIRQSDMSHIHIAPHALKAAAMFSVLTRLKESKKQGMDLIKKMRMYDGEEVEGYKEADLKEMQQEFAEEGMTGIDPRYVINRISSALIRRDLNCINALDVLRALKDGLDQHSSITKEDRERYLNFISLARKEYDELAKKEVQKAFVYSFEESARTLFENYLDNIEAYCNWHKMRDPITGEEMDPDERLMRSIEEQIGVSENAKKAFREEILIRMSSYSRKGKKFEYNTHDRLREAIEKKLFADLKDIVKITTSTKTPDEKQLKRINEVSKRLIDEHKYCPVCANELLKYVGSLLNR